The Pseudomonas sp. TH06 genome has a window encoding:
- a CDS encoding DedA family protein: MLQQFLHDFGYFALFLGTFFEGETILVLAGFLAFRGYMDINLVVVVAFFGSYAGDQLWYFLGRKHGRKLLARKPRWQMMGDRALEHIRKHPDIWVLSFRFVYGLRTVMPVAIGLSGYPPGRYLLLNGIGAAIWATALAAAAYHFGAVLEGMLGSIKKYELWVLGALLILGVGLWLRRRFKNARLAKQVYQDEQIAKAAKAEQLKAEQANPAEPKTPAE; the protein is encoded by the coding sequence ATGCTCCAACAATTTCTGCATGACTTTGGCTACTTTGCCTTGTTTCTTGGCACATTCTTCGAAGGCGAAACCATCCTGGTGCTCGCGGGCTTCCTCGCGTTCCGTGGATACATGGACATTAACCTGGTGGTGGTCGTGGCGTTCTTCGGCAGCTATGCCGGGGATCAGCTGTGGTACTTCCTCGGCCGCAAACACGGGCGCAAGTTGCTGGCGCGCAAACCGCGCTGGCAGATGATGGGCGACCGCGCGCTGGAGCACATCCGCAAGCATCCGGACATCTGGGTCCTGAGCTTCCGCTTCGTTTACGGCTTGCGCACGGTGATGCCGGTGGCCATCGGCCTATCAGGTTATCCACCGGGACGTTATCTGCTGCTCAACGGCATTGGCGCCGCCATCTGGGCCACTGCGCTGGCCGCCGCGGCTTACCACTTCGGCGCGGTGCTGGAAGGCATGCTCGGCAGTATCAAGAAGTACGAGTTGTGGGTACTCGGCGCCCTGCTGATACTCGGCGTTGGCCTGTGGCTGCGTCGCCGCTTCAAGAATGCCCGTCTGGCGAAACAGGTTTATCAGGACGAGCAAATTGCCAAAGCGGCCAAGGCTGAGCAGTTGAAAGCCGAACAGGCCAACCCGGCCGAACCTAAGACGCCAGCCGAGTAA
- the elbB gene encoding isoprenoid biosynthesis glyoxalase ElbB has protein sequence MSKKVAVILSGSGVYDGAEIHESVITLLRLDQRGAQVQCFAPNIAQLHVINHLTGEEMPESRNVLVESARIARGNIKDIRDADVDDFDALIVPGGFGAAKNLSNFAVEGAGCSVQPEVLALAEAFAEAGKPVGLMCISPALAAKIYGPGVTCTIGNDADTATAMNKMGATHEDCAVSDIIEDKARKLVTTPAYMLAQNISEAASGINKLVDRVLELTHENDA, from the coding sequence ATGAGCAAAAAAGTTGCAGTGATCCTGTCCGGCAGTGGCGTATACGACGGCGCCGAGATCCATGAAAGCGTCATCACCTTGCTGCGCCTCGATCAACGCGGCGCGCAGGTGCAGTGCTTCGCGCCGAACATCGCGCAATTGCACGTGATCAATCACCTGACCGGTGAAGAGATGCCCGAGTCGCGCAACGTGCTGGTGGAATCGGCACGCATCGCTCGCGGCAACATCAAGGACATCCGCGACGCCGATGTCGACGACTTCGATGCGCTGATCGTGCCGGGTGGTTTTGGCGCAGCGAAAAACCTCTCGAACTTCGCCGTCGAAGGTGCTGGTTGCAGCGTGCAGCCTGAGGTTCTGGCGTTGGCCGAAGCGTTCGCCGAAGCGGGCAAACCGGTCGGCCTGATGTGCATCTCGCCGGCACTCGCGGCAAAAATCTACGGCCCTGGCGTGACCTGCACCATCGGCAACGATGCCGACACCGCCACGGCGATGAACAAGATGGGCGCGACCCACGAAGACTGCGCCGTCAGCGACATCATCGAAGACAAGGCCCGCAAACTGGTGACCACGCCTGCCTACATGCTGGCGCAGAACATCAGCGAAGCGGCGTCGGGGATCAATAAACTGGTCGACCGCGTCCTCGAACTGACCCACGAAAACGACGCCTGA
- a CDS encoding sterol desaturase family protein produces MDFILYAVPFFLVLIAFELLADRWRGVSNYRLADAVNSISTGVLSTTTGLLTKGVGLVTYAFTLEHLALFRLSADSFWVWAFAFVLYDFCYYWLHRLGHERNILWAAHSVHHQSEEYNLSTALRQTSSGFLLGWIFYLPMAVLGVPLLVFVSVAALNLLYQFWVHTKHIPKLGWFEWCFVTPSNHRAHHAQNALYMDRNYGGVFILWDRLFGTFQEEDDNEPVIFGVTTPLASWNPLWANLQFYAQLWDDARRTESRRDKLRIWFMRTGWRPADVAAKYPMSKPDLTRFRKFDVPLERRQQWYVALQFCVYIALGSYLMNLERSLPTAALVLGWGAVAFGVFALGVALENRPWALKVELLRLALNLPLVWLAPLVGLWPASPVIWAGLLGYSLLSVGALYVSRQRVTRLAS; encoded by the coding sequence ATGGACTTCATTCTGTATGCAGTGCCGTTTTTCCTCGTGTTGATTGCGTTCGAGCTGTTAGCCGACCGCTGGCGCGGGGTGAGCAACTATCGCCTGGCCGACGCGGTGAACAGCATCAGCACCGGTGTGTTGTCGACCACCACGGGCTTGCTGACCAAGGGCGTTGGCCTGGTGACCTATGCCTTTACCCTTGAGCATCTGGCGCTGTTCAGATTGTCGGCGGACAGCTTCTGGGTCTGGGCATTTGCTTTCGTCCTCTACGACTTCTGTTACTACTGGCTGCACCGTCTGGGCCATGAGCGCAACATCCTCTGGGCGGCGCATTCGGTGCATCACCAGAGCGAGGAGTACAACCTCTCCACCGCCTTGCGCCAGACCAGCAGCGGGTTTCTGCTGGGCTGGATTTTCTATCTGCCGATGGCTGTGCTCGGCGTGCCGCTGCTGGTGTTCGTCAGTGTCGCGGCGCTGAACCTGCTCTATCAGTTCTGGGTGCACACCAAACACATTCCCAAGCTCGGCTGGTTCGAGTGGTGCTTTGTCACGCCATCCAATCACCGGGCTCACCATGCACAGAACGCTCTCTACATGGATCGCAACTACGGCGGGGTGTTCATTCTTTGGGATCGGCTGTTCGGCACGTTTCAGGAAGAGGACGATAACGAACCGGTGATTTTCGGCGTGACCACGCCGCTGGCGAGCTGGAATCCGCTGTGGGCCAATCTGCAGTTTTATGCGCAGTTGTGGGATGACGCGCGGCGGACTGAGAGCCGCCGGGACAAGCTGCGGATCTGGTTCATGCGCACTGGGTGGCGGCCGGCGGACGTCGCGGCGAAGTATCCGATGAGCAAGCCGGATCTGACCCGGTTCCGTAAATTTGACGTGCCGCTTGAGCGTCGACAGCAGTGGTACGTGGCGCTGCAGTTCTGCGTGTATATCGCGCTGGGCAGTTATCTGATGAATCTGGAACGAAGCCTTCCGACCGCTGCGCTGGTGCTCGGTTGGGGCGCAGTGGCATTTGGCGTGTTTGCGTTGGGCGTGGCCCTGGAGAATCGCCCGTGGGCGCTGAAGGTAGAACTGCTGCGATTGGCGTTGAACCTGCCGTTGGTGTGGCTGGCGCCGCTGGTCGGGCTATGGCCGGCCAGCCCGGTGATATGGGCTGGTTTACTCGGTTACAGCCTGCTCAGTGTGGGCGCGCTGTATGTCAGTCGCCAGCGAGTTACTCGGCTGGCGTCTTAG
- a CDS encoding YaiI/YqxD family protein, whose protein sequence is MRVWIDADACPRQAKDLVVKFALKRQFEVVLVAGQPQTKPGLAIVKLIVVPSGPDAADDYLVEHAVPGELVICSDIPLADRLVKKGVAALDPRGKEFDAQNMGERLAVRNLFTDLREQGQMSGGPAPFGDREKQAFANALDRILTRLTRKP, encoded by the coding sequence ATGCGTGTATGGATCGATGCTGACGCCTGCCCTCGGCAGGCGAAGGATCTGGTGGTGAAGTTCGCCCTCAAGCGTCAGTTCGAAGTGGTGCTGGTGGCCGGGCAACCGCAGACCAAACCGGGGCTGGCCATCGTCAAACTGATCGTGGTGCCGAGCGGCCCGGATGCGGCGGACGATTATCTGGTCGAACACGCGGTGCCCGGTGAGCTGGTGATTTGCAGCGATATCCCGCTGGCGGATCGGCTGGTGAAGAAGGGCGTGGCGGCGCTGGATCCGCGCGGCAAGGAGTTTGATGCGCAGAACATGGGCGAACGGTTGGCGGTACGCAACCTGTTCACCGACCTGCGGGAGCAGGGCCAGATGAGCGGCGGGCCTGCGCCGTTCGGCGATCGCGAGAAGCAGGCGTTCGCCAATGCGCTGGACCGGATTCTGACGCGTCTGACCCGCAAACCCTGA